The genomic interval TTGCCGGGGCGATAGTGGATGCCGGTGATGCGGCCGGCCATCGGCGCGCGGTTCACATGGCAGTCGAACACGTTCATGAACACGCAGATGCGCAGCATCGGCTCTGCGCCGAGGCCCATCTCGGCCGGCGGAATTTCCTCGCTGATCGCGGAAACGCGGCCATCGGCCGGGCTGATCACGAGATTGTCGTCCTGCGGCACCATCCGGTCGGGATCGCGGAAGAAATAGGCGCACCAAAGCGTGGCGATCAGGCCGATCCAGAACAGCGGCTGGGCAATCCATCCAAGGATCAGGGTCGCCACCAGAAAGATCGCCACAAAGCGGTGGCCTTCCTTGTGGATCGGCGCCATCGAATGCCGGATGGAATCGATAATGGTCATTGGTCCTCGCTTGGTTGCCCGGGTTCTGAAGGGCCACATTACAGGCTGCGCGCGGCCTTGGGAACACGGCCGTGCGTCGGTTTTACGGCAGTCTGCTCAGTTGGCGGGGTCGAGCCGCATGATCACGCCCATATCGTCGCTCTCGCGCACCTTGCGCAACTGCTCCTCGGCAAGGGTCGCCTCGCGCTGGCGCTCCCACATCTGGGCATAGAGCCCGTTGGCGGCAATCAGCGCATCATGAGTGCCGCGCTCGGCGATCTCGCCGCGCTTGAGCACGATGATCTCGTCGGCGCCGATCACCGTGGAAAGCCGGTGGGCGATCACCAGCGTGGTGCGGTTTTTCGAGACCACATCCAGCGCCGCCTGGATTTCGCGTTCGGTATGGGTGTCGAGCGCGGACGTCGCCTCGTCGAGCACCAGGATCGGCGGGGCCTTGAGGATGGTGCGGGCGATGGCCACGCGTTGCTTCTCGCCGCCCGAAAGCTTCAATCCGCGCTCGCCGACCTGGGTGTCGAAGCCTTCCGGCAATTGCCGTATGAAATCGCCGACCTGGGCGAGTTCGGCGGCGGCGTTGACCTCCTCGTCGGTCGCCGAGGTGCGGCCATAGCGGATATTGTAGGCGATCGTGTCGTTGAACAGCACGGTATCCTGCGGCACCATGCCGATCGCCTCGCGCAGGCTCGACTGGCGCACCTCGCGCAGGTCCTGCCCATCGATGGTGATCGCGCCCTCGTTGACATCGTAGAAGCGGAACAGCAGGCGCGAAATCGTTGACTTGCCCGCGCCCGTCGGGCCGACGATTGCCACCGTCTTGCCGGCCGGCACCTCGAAGGACACGCCTTTGAGGATCGGGCGGGCGGGGTCGTAGGAAAAATGCACGTCCTTGAAGGCAATCGCGCCCTGGCGGATCTGCAGGTCCGGGGCATCGGGCTTGTCGGTGATCTCAAGATCTTCCTCGAGGATATCGAACATCTGCTCGATATCGGTCAGGCCCTGGCGGATTTCGCGATAGACCGAGCCGATGAAATTAAGCGGGATCGCGAGCTGGATCAGCATGGCGTTGATGAACACGAAATCGCCGATGGTCTGGGTGCCGTTTTTAACCGCGATCGCGGACAGCACCATCATGATCGTCATGCCGATGCCGAAGATCACGCCCTGACCGAAATTGAGCCAGCCAAGCGAGGTCCAGATGCGGGTCGCCGCGTTCTCGTAAACGGCCATGGAGGTGTCGAAGCGGTGCGCTTCCATCTTCTCATTGCCGAAATATTTGACGGTCTCGTAGTTCAAAAGCGAGTCGACGGCCTTGGTGTTGGCGTCGTTGTCGCTGTCGTTCATTTCGCGGCGGATGGCGATGCGCCAGTCGCTGGCCTTGATGGTGAACCAGACATAGAGCACGACCGTGACGGCAGTGATCGCAAGATAATCGAAGCCGTAGCCCCACCAGAAGATGATCGCGACCAGGATGAATTCAAGCACGGTCGGCAGCGTTGCCAGGATCGTGAACCGCACGATCGTCTCGATGCCCTTGGTGCCGCGCTCGATGATCCGCGACAGCCCGCCGGTCTTGCGCGAGAGGTGAAAGCGCAAAGCAAGCTGATGCATGTGCACGAAAACCCGGTGGGCGAGGCGGCGCACGGCATATTGACCGACGCTGGCGAACAGCGCATCGCGCAACTGGTTGAAGCCAAGCTGGCCGATGCGAGCCAGATTGTAGAACAGCACCAGCGTGACAGCCCCGAACAGGACGGCCGGCAGGACGGTGTTGATCTGCAACTCGCCGGTCAGCGCATTGGTCGCCCATTTGAAGGAATAGGGGACCAGCAGAAGGATAAGCTTGGCGACCACCAACGCGATCGTGGCGAGAACCACGCGACGCTTCAGGTCCGGGCGACTTTCCGGCCAGATATACGGCCATAGATTGATGATTGTCTGAAGCGGATTGGATGAATCCGCTGACACGGTTTTGCCGCGATCTGCCATGCTTGTCCCCGCGCTCAAGACCGGAAGGCCGAGCCGAAATAGAAGAATTTTCAAAACAAAAGGCGCCCCGCGGGGCGCCGCTTTACCCGCGACATAAGGTCGCCGCGCGGATATTGCAATGGCAGCGGGCCGAAACGAATTTCACCGTCGCCGTTTTTTGGACCGCGTTTTATGCGGCTACTGGTCGCCCGCCGGAAGATGGTATTCCGGGCCGATCGGCATGCCCTCCAGCAGGCGGCGGTGGATCGTTTCGGCTTCCCCGATCGGCAGCGGCTCCTTGGGTACGGAGAAGACCTGGCCGGGCAGGATCAGGTCGGGATTGACGATCTGGGGTTCGTTGGCGAGGTAGATCGTGGTGTAGCGCACGCCGCGTCCATACATGCGCCGCGAGATGCGCCACAGATTGTCGCCGCGGCGGATGATGACGGCATTGTCGCTGCTTTCAAGCTGCGGCTGGGTAAAGGTCTGCGTGCCATCCTGCTGCTGCTCGCCGCTGGTTGCGGGTGCGCCTGAAACCGCCGCCACCTGATCGCCCGGCGGACGGTCGAAGGGCACGACGGCGCGGGCGACGACCCCGCCGTCCGCGTCAAGCATATCGACGCGGATCGTGTGCAGGCCTACCGAAACGTCGATCTCCGCATCGAGGACATAATTGCCCTCGACGTTGATCTCGGCATCGCCGATGAGCGCGTCGTCGATATAGCCGCGAATGGTGGCGCCCGGCGCGCCGCTTCCGGCCACGAACAGGCGGTTGCCCTCGATTTCGACAGCCTTGATGCTGACAAGCGCCACGACCTCGCCCTGGCCGCCGTTCCGGCCCGTCTTTTCCGCGTCGGTCTCGACCGTAACCGTCTGAAGCTGGGTCTCCGCCTGATCGCTGGCGCTATCCGTGCCGGACCCATCCTGTGTCTGCTCGTTGGCGCTGGTCTGCGCTGCGTTTCCGCCCGTCGGGGTTGTGTTGTCCGAGGCCATGCCGCCGTCGCGATTCTGCTGGGCGGACGGCTGTTCGCCGTTCTCCTGCTGCCCTGATGAACCCGGCGCGCGCGCGATCACCGTACCTTCGGGTGCGCCTCCGTCGCCATCCGGCGCGGCGATGATTTCGGAAGCCTTGCCGGGCTCGGTGATCAGGGCCAGCAGGTCGCCATCCGGGGTTTCGGGGATCGAGATCGTCGCGGTTTGCAGCGAGCGGGCGGTGCGCCCGTCGGGCATGGTGACGTCGAGATAGATGAGGTGATCGCCGGGCGTCAGCGGGGTCTCGATGATGGCGACAAAATCGCCGGAATCGCCGACACTGGAGGAGGCGACCACGGTATCGCCCTCCTTGACGTCGAGCACGCCAAGCGGCTCCGCGGCGCCTGCGATCACGGCCGTGCCGTCGGGTTCCACGCGCAGCACGTCGAAAGTGGGGATCCGCAGGCCCGTCTGCTGCTGCTCTTCGTTGGCGTCGCTGTCGCTGTCCGGGCTGCTCGCGCTCTCGCCGGATGCGTCCGCGGGCTCGCTCTGCTCGGTTTGGGGCGCGCTGCCTTCCGTGCTGCTGCCAGTCTCGCCACTATCCTCGCGGGTATAATAATAGAGGCCCGCTGCAAGGAGAACGAGCAGGATGACGGCGATGACAATACCGGACCGGTTATTTTTCATTCAGAGCTCCGAAGAGGCGACGACGCCAATTGGCTGAAAACGCTAGCCATAGTGCCGGATATATACAAGAGTTCATTGGCTGTCTCGGCAAAGCGTGAACAGGGTAAATCTGCGATTGTGTTCGAAATGCAATGAACTTGACCTGTCGCGGGCTAATGGGATTGATTGACGTCATGAAAAAACAAGACAAACCGATTCGCAGCATCTGCGTCTATTGCGGCTCCAGGCCGGGCGCGGCGCCGGAATATATGCGCGCCGGCAAGGCGCTTGGCGCGGCGATAGCCGCCGCCGGCTACGGCCTCGTCTATGGCGGCGGAACCAAGGGCATCATGGGCGCCGTCGCCGAGGGCGTCCTGGAAAACGGTGGCCATGTGCTCGGCATCATCCCGGAATTCCTCGTCGACATGGAGGCGACCCGAGACCAGCTCGAGGCGCTCGACGAGCTCATGATCACGCCGGACATGCATGTGCGCAAGCACACCATGTTCGAACGGGCGGACGCCTTCGTGGCACTACCCGGCGGGATCGGCACGCTTGAGGAGATCGTCGAGATCATGACCTGGGCGCAGCTTGGCCGTCATACCAAGCCGATGATTCTCGGCGATATCGGCGGTTTCTGGCAGCCGATGATCGAGCTGCTCGATCATATGCTGAAGGAAGGATTCCTCCACACCAGCCATCAGGTGCGCCCGCAGCTGATCGCCAATGTCGAGGACATGATCCCGGCGATCGAGGCCGGCTGGGCGGAAACGGCCGACGACGACGGCGACGCCCGGATCATCGGCAAGATGTAGGCATCGCTATTCCGCCGATGCCTTGCGTCTGCGCCGGACCATGGGCGCGGTGTAGATCACCAGCGCCACCCAGATCAGCGCGAAGGCAGCAAGTTTCGCGGGCTCCAGCGGCTCGCGGAAGATCAGCACGGCGATCAGGAAGATCACGCTCGGCGCGATATACTGCATGATGCCGATGGTCGACAGACGCAGCAGTTTGGTCGCGTTCGCATAGATCAGCAGCGGAATGGCTGTGACCGCGCCGCAACCGATCAAGAGCAGCGCCGTGACCGGCGAGCGCAGGAAATGCCCGGCGCCAGTCGCTTCCAGATAGATGATGTAGCCGAGCGCCGGGCCGCTCAGCACCATGGCCTCCAGCGTAAAGGCGGTGGTGCCTTCCACCGGCATGACCTTGTGCAGAAAGGCATAGAGCCCGAAACTGAGCGGCAGCGCCAGGGCGACCAGCGGCAGACGGCCGAGCTCCACCGTCAGAATAACCACCGCCGCGAAGGCGAGGACGACGGCGACCATCTGCCCGCGCCCGAGCTTTTCCCTGAGGATCAGGGCCGCGAGCGCAACCGAAAACAGCGGGTTGATGAAATAGCCGAGGGCCGCGTCCACCGTCTGGGCGGTGCTGACCGCATAGATATAGGTGCCCCAGTTGAGCGTGATGAACAGGCTGCACAGCACCACAAGCCCCATCATCTTCGGCTTGCGCAGGACGCCGGTGACGGTGCGCGACTGGCCGGAATAGGCGACCATCGCGCCTGCGAACGGCAGCGACCAGACGATCCGGTGCGCCAGAATTTCGTCTGTCGGAAGGTCGATGACGAGCTTCATGTAAAGCGGCAGCACGCCCCACATCATGAAGACGATGAAGGCGAGGACGAAACCCTTGGTGCTATCGCCCTGCGGCGCCGGCGCTTCGTGGGCGGCTGTGATTTCGGCGGACATGGTGTTTCCTTGAAGTCTTTTGATCAAACGCAATAGACCTTCGCTAGCGCCGCCGCCACACGAAACTTGCGCTCAAACCATCAAATGAATTGAACCAACCGCCTATTCCGCGGCCGCGCGGCCGGCGAGCTTGCGGTTTTTCATCAGCTTGAAGGTGATCGAATCCATCAGCGCCTGGAACGAGGCGTCGATGATGTTTTCGGAAACGCCGACCGTCCACCACCTGACGCCGTCATCGTCGACGCTCTCGATCAGCACGCGGGTGATCGCCTCCGTGCCGCCATTGAGGATGCGCACCTTGTAGTCGGCAAGCTTGAGGTCGGCGATCTCACCCTGGAATTTGCCGAGGTCCTTGCGGAACGCCTTGTCCAGCGCGTTGACCGGGCCGTCGCCCTCCGACACCGACATCACCTTGCGGCCATCGATCTCGAGCTTGACCACGGCTTCGGATACCGTCTTCACCCGCCCGTGGCTGTCGAAGCGCCGCTCGACCATCACCCGGAAACTGTCGACGCGGAAGAACTCCGGCACGCTGCCGAGTTCACGCAGCGCCAGAAGCTCGAAACTGGCATCGGCGGCCTCATAGGCATAGCCCATGGCCTCGCGCTCCTTGACGATCGCAATAAGCTTGTCGAGGCGCGGATCGTTTTTGGCAACGGAAATGCCGAGGCGATTGAGTTCGTTGATGAAATTCGATTTTCCACCCTGGTCGGAAACCATCACCCTGCGGCTGTTGCCGACGGCTGCGGGATCGACATGCTCATAGGTCTTCGGATCCTTGAGAAGCGCCGAGGCGTGAATGCCGGCCTTGGTGGCGAAGGCCGAGGCGCCGACATAGGGAAGCTGGGGATCTGGCGCGCGGTTCAGCAGCTCGTCGAAGCCGTGGGAGAGGGCGGAGATTTCGGTCAGCCCTTCGGCATCGATGCCAAGTTCGAAACGGCTGCTGTAGCGCTCCTTCAGCGCCAGCGTGGCGGCAAGCGTGATGATGTTGGCATTGCCGCAGCGCTCGCCGATGCCGTTCAGCGTGCCCTGGACCTGGCGCACACCGGCGTTGACGGCGACAAGCGAATTGGCGACCGCCTGTCCGGTGTCGTTATGGGCATGGATGCCGAGGTTTTCGCCCGGGATTCCGCCCGCGATCACGGCGGCGATGATTTCCGCGATCTCGTCCGGTTGCGTGCCGCCATTGGTGTCGCACAGCACCACCCAGCGCGCGCCGGAATCATAGGCGGCTTTGGCGCAGGCGAGCGCATAGGCGGGGTTGGCCTTGTAGCCATCGAAGAAGTGTTCGCAGTCGAGCAGCGCCTCCTTGCCGGAGGCCGCAACGGCGGCGATGCTGTCGGCGATGCATTCGAGATTGTCCTCGTTGGAGATGCCGAGCGCGACCTTGACGTGATAGTCCCAGCTTTTGGCGACCAGACAGACCGCGTCGCCCGCCGCGCCGATCAGCGCTGCGAGGCCTGGATCGTTCGATGCCGAGACGCCGGCGCGCTTGGTCATGCCGAACGCCGTCATCTTCGCCCGGCCGGTGCGCCGCTTGGAGAAGAAGGCGGTATCGGTGGGGTTTGCGCCGGGATAGCCGCCCTCGACATAATCGATACCGAAATGGTCGAGCATATTGGCAATCGCAATCTTGTCCTCGACCGAGAAATCGACGCCCGGCGTCTGCTGGCCGTCGCGCAAGGTTGTGTCGAACAGGTAGATGCGTTCGCGGTCTGACATTGTCGGGTCTCCATCCCTAGGGGCCTTCGCGGCCATTCTTATGGGTCTGTTATGCGTCCGGGCCGTCTTCGGGCGGCCATTGGTCCGTGTCGTGGTCGGGGTGCTGGCGCGAGATGATCTCGCTTTCCTCCAGCGTCTGCGGGCGTCCGGGCTTTTCAAACAGCGTATCGATCCACGGCAGGCGATGATCGTGGTTGACTTGGATCTGCGGCTCGAAATGCTCCGGCTCGTCAAATGCGCCGATCGCGAGTTCCACACCACCCGAAAACTGATAGGTCAGCGGCGTGCCGCAGTTCTCGCAGAACCCGCGCAGCGCCTTGGCGGAGGAGCGAAACATCTTCGGCTTGCCGCGGGTCCATGTGAGATGCGCAATATCGGCCGTCACCAGCGCGCCGAAGAAATTCCCGAACGCCTTCTGGCACATCCGGCAATGACAGATCGAGGGGCGACCGAGATGGCTTGCGCGAAACCGCACCGCGCCGCACTGGCAGCCGCCGGAAAAACTGCGTTCATCGCTCATTGTCACGTTCCTTCGGCCAATGGTCGGTGTCATGATCGGGATGCTGACGGCTGCTGCCGGCCACGCCTTGCGTTCCGCCGGGAAGGTCGGATCGGTCGGTCAATCGCTCGGGAAGGCCGGGCAGGGCATGGAAGAACGGCACACGCCCCTCGACGCCATCCTGCGTTGCCGGAACCACTGCGGAGGGATCATCAAGACTGCCAAGCGTCACCGACACATGATCTCCGCCCTCGGTCATGAAGAATAGCGGCGTGCCGCAATCCTCGCAAAAGCCGCGCTTGACGAATTCGGACGAAAAGAACCACCGCGGCGCGCCGCGCGTCAGCGAAAACGCCTCGTTGTCCGCGCTCGCCAGCGGCATGAAGTAATTGCCGGCCGCTTTCTGGCACATGCGACAATGGCACAGATGCGGCGACGAAAGCGCGCCCTCGACGCGATAGCGAACGGCGCCGCACTGACAGCCGCCGGAGAAGCCGGGTTCGGTCATGGCGCATGCCTCCCGATGGTTCTGAGAATATGGGTGCAGACCGCGTCGATATCGCGCAGCACATCGTCGTTCCAGACGCGGAGGACGGTCCAACCGAGAGCGGTAAGGCGGGCCGTGCGCACTGCATCTTCAGCAAGCCTTTCGCCGTGCTGCGAGCCATCGACCTCGATGATCAGCTTATGATCGGGGCACGCGAAATCGGCAATATAGCGGTCAATCGGCATCTGCCTGCGGAACGCCAGACCCATTAACCGTTTGGCGCGAAGTTCGTTCCAGAGCTTCAGTTCCGCGTCCGTCATGTCTTTGCTCATTCGGCGTGCGTTGGCCCGCAAGCTTTTTGAGACGGCATGATGCGGCATGTT from Martelella mediterranea DSM 17316 carries:
- the rarD gene encoding EamA family transporter RarD, with the translated sequence MSAEITAAHEAPAPQGDSTKGFVLAFIVFMMWGVLPLYMKLVIDLPTDEILAHRIVWSLPFAGAMVAYSGQSRTVTGVLRKPKMMGLVVLCSLFITLNWGTYIYAVSTAQTVDAALGYFINPLFSVALAALILREKLGRGQMVAVVLAFAAVVILTVELGRLPLVALALPLSFGLYAFLHKVMPVEGTTAFTLEAMVLSGPALGYIIYLEATGAGHFLRSPVTALLLIGCGAVTAIPLLIYANATKLLRLSTIGIMQYIAPSVIFLIAVLIFREPLEPAKLAAFALIWVALVIYTAPMVRRRRKASAE
- a CDS encoding GFA family protein, translated to MSDERSFSGGCQCGAVRFRASHLGRPSICHCRMCQKAFGNFFGALVTADIAHLTWTRGKPKMFRSSAKALRGFCENCGTPLTYQFSGGVELAIGAFDEPEHFEPQIQVNHDHRLPWIDTLFEKPGRPQTLEESEIISRQHPDHDTDQWPPEDGPDA
- a CDS encoding endonuclease domain-containing protein — its product is MPHHAVSKSLRANARRMSKDMTDAELKLWNELRAKRLMGLAFRRQMPIDRYIADFACPDHKLIIEVDGSQHGERLAEDAVRTARLTALGWTVLRVWNDDVLRDIDAVCTHILRTIGRHAP
- a CDS encoding TIGR00730 family Rossman fold protein, with protein sequence MKKQDKPIRSICVYCGSRPGAAPEYMRAGKALGAAIAAAGYGLVYGGGTKGIMGAVAEGVLENGGHVLGIIPEFLVDMEATRDQLEALDELMITPDMHVRKHTMFERADAFVALPGGIGTLEEIVEIMTWAQLGRHTKPMILGDIGGFWQPMIELLDHMLKEGFLHTSHQVRPQLIANVEDMIPAIEAGWAETADDDGDARIIGKM
- a CDS encoding ABCB family ABC transporter ATP-binding protein/permease: MADRGKTVSADSSNPLQTIINLWPYIWPESRPDLKRRVVLATIALVVAKLILLLVPYSFKWATNALTGELQINTVLPAVLFGAVTLVLFYNLARIGQLGFNQLRDALFASVGQYAVRRLAHRVFVHMHQLALRFHLSRKTGGLSRIIERGTKGIETIVRFTILATLPTVLEFILVAIIFWWGYGFDYLAITAVTVVLYVWFTIKASDWRIAIRREMNDSDNDANTKAVDSLLNYETVKYFGNEKMEAHRFDTSMAVYENAATRIWTSLGWLNFGQGVIFGIGMTIMMVLSAIAVKNGTQTIGDFVFINAMLIQLAIPLNFIGSVYREIRQGLTDIEQMFDILEEDLEITDKPDAPDLQIRQGAIAFKDVHFSYDPARPILKGVSFEVPAGKTVAIVGPTGAGKSTISRLLFRFYDVNEGAITIDGQDLREVRQSSLREAIGMVPQDTVLFNDTIAYNIRYGRTSATDEEVNAAAELAQVGDFIRQLPEGFDTQVGERGLKLSGGEKQRVAIARTILKAPPILVLDEATSALDTHTEREIQAALDVVSKNRTTLVIAHRLSTVIGADEIIVLKRGEIAERGTHDALIAANGLYAQMWERQREATLAEEQLRKVRESDDMGVIMRLDPAN
- the cimA gene encoding citramalate synthase, coding for MSDRERIYLFDTTLRDGQQTPGVDFSVEDKIAIANMLDHFGIDYVEGGYPGANPTDTAFFSKRRTGRAKMTAFGMTKRAGVSASNDPGLAALIGAAGDAVCLVAKSWDYHVKVALGISNEDNLECIADSIAAVAASGKEALLDCEHFFDGYKANPAYALACAKAAYDSGARWVVLCDTNGGTQPDEIAEIIAAVIAGGIPGENLGIHAHNDTGQAVANSLVAVNAGVRQVQGTLNGIGERCGNANIITLAATLALKERYSSRFELGIDAEGLTEISALSHGFDELLNRAPDPQLPYVGASAFATKAGIHASALLKDPKTYEHVDPAAVGNSRRVMVSDQGGKSNFINELNRLGISVAKNDPRLDKLIAIVKEREAMGYAYEAADASFELLALRELGSVPEFFRVDSFRVMVERRFDSHGRVKTVSEAVVKLEIDGRKVMSVSEGDGPVNALDKAFRKDLGKFQGEIADLKLADYKVRILNGGTEAITRVLIESVDDDGVRWWTVGVSENIIDASFQALMDSITFKLMKNRKLAGRAAAE
- a CDS encoding GFA family protein; translation: MTEPGFSGGCQCGAVRYRVEGALSSPHLCHCRMCQKAAGNYFMPLASADNEAFSLTRGAPRWFFSSEFVKRGFCEDCGTPLFFMTEGGDHVSVTLGSLDDPSAVVPATQDGVEGRVPFFHALPGLPERLTDRSDLPGGTQGVAGSSRQHPDHDTDHWPKERDNER
- a CDS encoding phosphatidylserine decarboxylase yields the protein MTIIDSIRHSMAPIHKEGHRFVAIFLVATLILGWIAQPLFWIGLIATLWCAYFFRDPDRMVPQDDNLVISPADGRVSAISEEIPPAEMGLGAEPMLRICVFMNVFDCHVNRAPMAGRITGIHYRPGKFLNAELDKASEDNERNGLVIETAHGSIGVVQIAGLVARRIVCFSQNGDVLDAGERFGLIRFGSRLDVYLPTTATPRVAVGQMATAGETVLAGFGGFDLPTVGRKI
- a CDS encoding LysM peptidoglycan-binding domain-containing protein, producing MKNNRSGIVIAVILLVLLAAGLYYYTREDSGETGSSTEGSAPQTEQSEPADASGESASSPDSDSDANEEQQQTGLRIPTFDVLRVEPDGTAVIAGAAEPLGVLDVKEGDTVVASSSVGDSGDFVAIIETPLTPGDHLIYLDVTMPDGRTARSLQTATISIPETPDGDLLALITEPGKASEIIAAPDGDGGAPEGTVIARAPGSSGQQENGEQPSAQQNRDGGMASDNTTPTGGNAAQTSANEQTQDGSGTDSASDQAETQLQTVTVETDAEKTGRNGGQGEVVALVSIKAVEIEGNRLFVAGSGAPGATIRGYIDDALIGDAEINVEGNYVLDAEIDVSVGLHTIRVDMLDADGGVVARAVVPFDRPPGDQVAAVSGAPATSGEQQQDGTQTFTQPQLESSDNAVIIRRGDNLWRISRRMYGRGVRYTTIYLANEPQIVNPDLILPGQVFSVPKEPLPIGEAETIHRRLLEGMPIGPEYHLPAGDQ